A section of the Alkalihalobacillus sp. LMS39 genome encodes:
- the wecB gene encoding UDP-N-acetylglucosamine 2-epimerase (non-hydrolyzing) gives MTIFGTRPEGIKFAPVIQALQQTDEFECVIVNTGQHREILDEVLELFSIKPHYHLALMKPNQPLDQLTANMIIQVTEVLNKEKPDVVLVLGDTLTTFVGAYTAFLNHIPIGHIEAGLRTNTIYSPFPEEMYRQVVTKLSTYHFAPTEKNKQNLLVEGVPEEKIVVVGNSVIDALMNVTSRPYQFPETLQSIFDKKQKIILLTTHRRENFAQLKGIYAAINHLMNKHPDIDILFPVHPNPNVRKQVSEHLLTNERIHLIAPLAYESFCHVMKKAYLVVTDSGGIQEEAPALNIPVLVARESTERPEGVEAGTLKIVGTDETAVTEAVTNLLQDRNEYKRMAHSVNPYGDGTTANQIVEYFRVHVINHNEA, from the coding sequence ATGACGATATTCGGTACACGACCAGAAGGTATCAAATTCGCTCCAGTTATTCAAGCTCTTCAACAAACGGACGAATTTGAATGTGTCATTGTAAATACTGGTCAACACCGTGAAATATTAGATGAAGTGCTCGAGTTATTTTCTATTAAACCTCATTATCATTTGGCATTGATGAAGCCAAATCAACCACTTGACCAATTAACTGCTAATATGATTATTCAAGTTACAGAAGTGCTGAATAAAGAAAAACCAGATGTGGTACTTGTATTAGGCGATACGTTAACAACGTTTGTGGGAGCTTATACAGCCTTCCTCAACCATATTCCCATTGGGCATATCGAAGCAGGACTTAGAACGAATACCATTTATTCACCGTTTCCAGAAGAAATGTACCGGCAAGTCGTTACAAAGCTCTCCACTTATCATTTTGCTCCAACAGAGAAAAACAAGCAAAATTTACTTGTTGAAGGAGTACCGGAAGAAAAAATTGTCGTTGTCGGAAATTCAGTGATTGATGCTTTGATGAACGTCACGTCTAGACCATACCAATTCCCAGAAACCTTGCAATCCATTTTTGATAAAAAACAAAAAATTATTTTATTAACCACACATCGTCGTGAAAATTTTGCTCAATTAAAAGGAATCTATGCAGCTATTAACCATCTAATGAATAAACATCCTGATATCGACATTCTCTTCCCTGTTCATCCAAACCCAAATGTTAGAAAACAAGTATCTGAACATTTACTCACGAATGAGCGAATTCACTTGATTGCTCCTCTTGCTTATGAAAGTTTTTGCCATGTCATGAAAAAAGCATATTTAGTCGTAACAGACTCAGGCGGTATTCAAGAAGAAGCTCCCGCTTTAAATATTCCTGTTTTAGTAGCAAGAGAAAGCACCGAGCGTCCAGAAGGAGTCGAAGCTGGAACGTTAAAAATTGTTGGTACTGATGAAACAGCTGTAACAGAAGCGGTAACGAACTTATTACAAGATAGAAACGAGTATAAAAGAATGGCTCATTCTGTTAACCCGTACGGAGATGGCACGACAGCGAATCAAATAGTTGAATATTTTAGGGTACATGTGATAAATCATAACGAAGCGTAA
- a CDS encoding extracellular solute-binding protein — MKKRKAITSLFALVAGALIATGCSGSGDDTGGEQATENNGTSSGETATVEFMHLWPQGSSAEHHRIVNEIIADFEADNENIKIDMQVLSNEQYKDQITVLASSNQLPDVGMTWAAGYLDPFVSGNMFAPLDDVLDNGLREEFVAGTLEAYEKDGKSYGLPLELNTVYVYYNKAIFDEYGLEAPQTYDEFEQVIATLNENNVTPIALGNRDSWTGSMWYMYFADRIGGSDVLTNAINRTGSFEDPALVEAAAKIQEMVENDAFASGFNGLADEEAKSMFMNEQSAMYMIATWDLPNYTTNESVPQEFRDSVGYFKFPTVDGSGDHNSFVGGPGVGLFVAENSDVKEEAKQFAAYFVEEWGTRAVSEAGVLPATTVDGENLDLPDMYVEVLQDLNDATNLTLYADVQMSSAAAQVHLDLIQSLFGLQITPEDFAKQQEEALSNE; from the coding sequence ATGAAGAAAAGGAAAGCGATTACATCATTGTTTGCATTAGTAGCAGGTGCTTTAATTGCTACAGGATGTTCTGGTTCTGGTGATGATACAGGAGGAGAGCAAGCTACTGAAAATAATGGTACTAGCTCAGGAGAAACGGCTACAGTTGAATTTATGCACTTATGGCCACAAGGAAGTTCAGCAGAGCATCACAGAATTGTAAATGAAATTATTGCTGACTTTGAAGCAGACAACGAGAACATCAAAATTGATATGCAAGTATTAAGTAACGAGCAGTATAAAGATCAAATTACCGTACTAGCATCTTCCAATCAACTTCCAGATGTAGGGATGACTTGGGCTGCAGGTTACCTTGATCCATTCGTTTCTGGTAATATGTTTGCACCGTTAGATGATGTATTAGACAATGGTTTACGAGAAGAGTTTGTAGCTGGAACTCTAGAAGCTTATGAAAAAGATGGAAAGAGTTACGGATTACCATTAGAGTTAAATACAGTGTATGTTTACTATAATAAAGCTATTTTTGACGAGTATGGACTTGAAGCTCCACAAACGTATGATGAGTTCGAGCAAGTCATTGCAACATTAAATGAAAATAACGTAACACCAATTGCATTAGGAAACAGAGATAGCTGGACTGGTTCAATGTGGTATATGTACTTTGCTGATCGAATTGGTGGCTCTGATGTATTAACAAATGCGATTAATCGTACAGGTTCATTCGAAGATCCAGCATTAGTAGAAGCAGCAGCGAAGATTCAAGAAATGGTAGAAAATGATGCATTTGCAAGCGGATTCAATGGTCTTGCTGATGAAGAAGCAAAAAGCATGTTTATGAATGAACAGTCTGCAATGTATATGATTGCAACTTGGGACTTACCTAACTACACAACAAATGAAAGCGTTCCACAGGAGTTCAGAGATAGTGTTGGCTACTTTAAGTTTCCAACAGTTGATGGTTCAGGAGACCACAATAGCTTTGTAGGTGGACCTGGAGTTGGCTTGTTTGTTGCTGAAAATTCTGATGTGAAAGAAGAAGCAAAGCAATTTGCAGCTTATTTCGTTGAAGAGTGGGGTACAAGAGCAGTTTCTGAGGCAGGTGTTCTTCCTGCAACAACGGTAGATGGAGAAAACTTAGATTTACCAGATATGTATGTTGAAGTATTACAAGATTTAAATGATGCAACAAACTTAACGTTGTATGCAGACGTTCAAATGAGTTCTGCGGCAGCACAAGTTCATTTAGATTTAATCCAATCTTTATTCGGATTGCAAATTACACCTGAAGATTTTGCTAAGCAACAAGAAGAAGCTCTTTCAAATGAGTAA
- the xylB gene encoding xylulokinase: MKYVIGVDLGTSAVKILLVNQEGDVVKEVSKDYPLIQEKTGYSEQNPDDWVTQTVQGLQEITAAFDGDINDIEGMSFSGQMHGLVLLDEHHNPLRHAILWNDTRTTAECRDIYEKVGEERLLELTKNPALEGFTLPKILWVQKHEPTIFSKAKTFVLPKDYVRLKLTGKLHMDYSDAAGTLLLNVSKKEWSKEICEQFQLDVNFCPPLVGSHDEVGTILPAVAEQTGLSSATKVFAGGADNACGAIGSGILEEGKTLASIGTSGVILSYESSEDKDFKGTVHYFNHGAPNAFYTMGVTLAAGYSLSWFKDVFAKGEEFTELLANVSNIPPGANGLLFTPYIVGERTPHVDSTIRGSFIGMDSSHTRDDFVRAVLEGITFSLHESIEIFRNHGKQIDTVVSIGGGAKNEAWLQMQADIFNAKIVKLSSEQGPGMGAAMLAAYGSGWFGSLPECANTFLKVDKEFIPNEENVSRYNEIYKLYKEVYVQTKELNEKLVPLRK; the protein is encoded by the coding sequence ATGAAATATGTCATCGGTGTAGATTTGGGTACAAGTGCTGTGAAAATATTACTAGTAAATCAAGAAGGCGATGTAGTGAAGGAAGTATCAAAAGATTATCCACTCATCCAAGAAAAAACGGGGTACAGTGAACAAAATCCAGACGATTGGGTTACACAAACGGTGCAGGGTTTACAGGAGATTACTGCAGCTTTTGATGGAGACATAAATGATATTGAAGGAATGAGTTTCTCAGGGCAAATGCATGGGCTTGTGTTGTTAGATGAGCATCATAATCCTTTACGTCATGCGATTTTATGGAATGATACAAGGACAACAGCGGAATGTAGAGACATTTATGAAAAAGTTGGGGAAGAGCGTTTACTTGAATTAACAAAAAATCCAGCACTAGAAGGATTTACGTTACCAAAAATTTTGTGGGTGCAAAAACATGAACCAACGATTTTTTCTAAAGCGAAAACTTTTGTGTTGCCAAAAGATTATGTTCGTCTTAAATTAACAGGAAAGCTCCATATGGACTATTCAGATGCGGCTGGAACTTTATTATTGAATGTTTCTAAAAAAGAATGGAGCAAAGAAATTTGTGAGCAATTCCAACTTGATGTAAATTTTTGCCCGCCTTTAGTTGGTTCTCATGATGAAGTGGGTACGATTCTTCCAGCAGTAGCAGAACAAACGGGGTTATCTAGTGCAACTAAAGTATTTGCTGGTGGAGCTGATAATGCATGCGGAGCGATAGGTTCTGGTATTTTAGAAGAAGGAAAAACATTAGCTAGCATTGGTACATCAGGCGTCATTTTATCATACGAATCTAGTGAAGATAAAGATTTTAAAGGAACTGTACATTATTTTAATCATGGTGCACCAAATGCTTTTTATACAATGGGTGTGACGTTAGCGGCGGGGTATAGTTTAAGTTGGTTTAAAGATGTTTTTGCTAAAGGTGAAGAATTTACAGAGCTTTTAGCTAATGTCAGTAATATTCCACCAGGTGCAAATGGGCTGTTGTTCACACCTTATATCGTAGGAGAACGAACACCACATGTGGATTCAACAATTCGAGGAAGCTTTATAGGGATGGATAGTTCACATACACGTGATGATTTTGTTCGTGCAGTACTTGAAGGGATCACATTCTCTTTACATGAATCCATTGAAATTTTCCGTAACCATGGAAAGCAAATTGATACCGTTGTTTCGATCGGTGGCGGGGCAAAAAATGAAGCATGGCTTCAAATGCAAGCCGATATTTTCAACGCGAAAATTGTAAAGTTATCGAGTGAACAAGGTCCAGGAATGGGAGCAGCTATGCTAGCAGCATATGGTTCTGGCTGGTTTGGATCTTTACCAGAATGCGCAAACACATTCTTAAAAGTAGATAAAGAGTTTATTCCAAACGAAGAAAATGTCTCTCGATATAATGAAATATACAAATTGTACAAAGAAGTGTATGTACAAACAAAAGAGTTGAACGAAAAGCTAGTTCCATTACGAAAATAG
- a CDS encoding ROK family protein: MKLTQTFNQHVVKQKNKSLVLHTIKETYPVSRADLANTTGLNKGTVSSLVNELLEEQLILESGPGISSGGRRPVMLLFNQSAGYSIGIDIGVNYILAILTDLQGGICDERLIKVKDLTLSQTIDILFSVIDELILHVPSSPYGVVGIGVGVPGTVSRSGKILLAPNLNWKDIDLKEVIESKYNIPVKIVNEANAGAHGEKRFGAGQPFNNIVYISGGIGIGVGLILNGKLYKGHNGLSGELGHMTINMNGPLCNCGNKGCWELYASENALIKMALTQEIFTENDEELSLEKLVKLAEEGDEKTISLIESLSEFLAIGMNNIINTFNPEQIIIGNRLVALQPWIESALKEKLAKNVLAAHQKDFQLHFSKLEKRSSALGVAAFSTEKFLKTNLEEI; the protein is encoded by the coding sequence ATGAAACTAACACAAACATTTAATCAACATGTTGTGAAGCAAAAAAACAAATCATTAGTGCTTCATACAATTAAAGAAACATACCCCGTATCACGAGCAGACCTTGCCAATACAACAGGACTTAATAAAGGTACAGTTTCATCATTAGTAAATGAACTATTAGAGGAACAATTAATTCTTGAATCAGGCCCAGGAATATCTAGCGGGGGAAGAAGACCAGTTATGCTGCTCTTTAATCAATCTGCTGGTTACTCAATCGGAATTGACATCGGTGTTAATTATATCCTAGCGATTCTCACAGATTTACAAGGAGGCATTTGTGATGAAAGATTAATTAAAGTCAAGGACCTAACTCTCTCTCAAACGATTGATATTTTATTTAGTGTCATTGATGAATTAATCCTTCATGTACCGTCCAGTCCGTATGGTGTTGTCGGAATTGGGGTCGGCGTTCCTGGTACGGTATCACGCTCTGGAAAAATATTGTTAGCTCCTAATTTAAATTGGAAAGACATTGATTTAAAAGAAGTGATTGAATCGAAATATAACATTCCTGTAAAAATAGTTAATGAAGCAAACGCAGGGGCTCATGGTGAAAAAAGATTTGGTGCAGGTCAACCTTTCAATAATATCGTTTATATTAGTGGAGGGATTGGAATCGGGGTCGGTCTCATTTTAAATGGGAAGTTATACAAGGGACATAACGGACTTTCTGGTGAGCTTGGCCATATGACGATTAATATGAATGGACCTCTATGCAACTGCGGCAACAAAGGATGTTGGGAGCTTTACGCCTCAGAAAATGCATTAATTAAAATGGCGCTGACACAAGAAATTTTCACAGAAAATGATGAAGAACTATCTCTCGAAAAGCTCGTTAAGCTCGCTGAAGAAGGAGATGAGAAAACGATTTCATTAATTGAATCGTTAAGTGAATTTTTAGCCATTGGAATGAACAATATTATTAATACCTTTAATCCTGAACAAATTATTATTGGAAATCGTCTCGTTGCACTGCAACCGTGGATAGAAAGTGCATTAAAAGAAAAACTAGCAAAAAATGTTCTAGCTGCCCATCAAAAAGATTTTCAATTGCATTTTTCAAAGTTAGAAAAGCGCTCTTCTGCCCTTGGTGTAGCTGCATTTTCAACAGAAAAATTTCTAAAAACGAACTTAGAAGAAATTTAA
- a CDS encoding carbohydrate ABC transporter permease, whose protein sequence is MGRIGYFFLYLALGVVAVFQIFPIVWLFLFSLKDNREIFAGSPFALPEQIKWENYLAVWEGGIGGYFFNSVWITGVSILLTLLIGSMAVFVITRMKWKLSKLVLGLFMVGLMIPIHSSLIPLFSMFLNVNMINNPWSIVITYTAYNLPITMMILLGFYTTLPREIEEAAIIDGASLHRLFFRIILPISAPILSTTAIINMIYNWNEFVFVNTFISSDKYKTLTVGIQNFVGQYMTDWGAIGATLIISVLPILLAFLFFSNKIVEGISSSAVKG, encoded by the coding sequence ATGGGGCGTATAGGTTACTTTTTTCTTTATTTAGCTTTGGGCGTTGTTGCGGTATTTCAAATTTTCCCTATTGTCTGGCTGTTTCTTTTCTCCTTAAAAGACAATCGTGAAATTTTTGCAGGTTCCCCGTTTGCATTGCCCGAACAAATTAAATGGGAAAACTATTTAGCAGTTTGGGAAGGCGGCATTGGTGGATACTTTTTTAATAGTGTTTGGATTACAGGTGTTTCTATTTTACTTACATTATTAATCGGTAGTATGGCAGTGTTTGTTATTACGAGAATGAAATGGAAGCTTAGTAAACTAGTATTAGGATTATTTATGGTCGGTCTTATGATCCCGATTCATTCATCATTAATTCCGCTTTTTAGTATGTTTTTAAATGTCAACATGATTAATAATCCATGGTCGATTGTTATCACATATACAGCGTATAATCTACCAATTACGATGATGATTTTACTAGGGTTTTACACAACGCTTCCAAGAGAAATTGAAGAAGCAGCCATTATTGATGGTGCATCACTACATCGCTTATTTTTCCGAATTATTTTACCAATTTCTGCACCGATTTTATCAACGACAGCGATTATTAATATGATTTATAATTGGAATGAGTTTGTTTTTGTTAATACGTTCATTAGCTCTGACAAATATAAAACATTAACAGTAGGAATTCAAAATTTCGTTGGTCAGTATATGACGGATTGGGGCGCGATTGGAGCAACACTTATTATTAGTGTATTACCGATTTTACTTGCATTCTTGTTCTTTAGTAATAAGATTGTTGAAGGGATTTCTTCTAGTGCCGTAAAAGGATAA
- a CDS encoding DUF624 domain-containing protein → MSRALYQILEWITRFAYINVLWVLFTLAGGILFGLFPATIAMFSLVRQWLRGNSDSPVLKSFWQYYKSEFFKSNFLGLFIYVISFIFIFNIFFLYTNIGELLTWTTAPLLAGMLLFIMLLFYLFPTYVHFDLSIAQTFKNAILMMFVSPIHTVFILVSLVAFYFIVYLIPALGFVFGASFYCFITVWFSLDVFKKIAEKKTR, encoded by the coding sequence ATGAGTCGCGCGCTTTATCAAATTTTAGAATGGATCACACGCTTCGCTTATATAAACGTCTTATGGGTTTTATTCACATTAGCTGGTGGAATACTTTTTGGGTTATTCCCTGCTACAATCGCCATGTTTTCTTTAGTAAGACAATGGCTAAGAGGCAATTCAGATTCGCCTGTTTTAAAATCCTTCTGGCAGTACTATAAAAGTGAATTTTTCAAAAGTAACTTTTTAGGTTTATTTATTTACGTTATTTCCTTTATATTTATTTTCAACATTTTCTTTCTGTACACTAACATTGGAGAACTGCTCACTTGGACGACTGCACCTTTATTAGCTGGAATGTTGCTATTTATCATGTTGCTCTTTTACCTTTTTCCAACTTATGTCCATTTTGATTTATCGATTGCCCAAACCTTTAAAAATGCCATTCTCATGATGTTCGTAAGTCCGATTCATACCGTGTTTATCTTAGTTAGTCTAGTGGCATTTTATTTCATTGTTTATCTTATTCCAGCTTTAGGTTTCGTATTTGGTGCAAGCTTTTATTGTTTTATTACAGTTTGGTTTTCACTAGATGTTTTTAAAAAAATTGCCGAAAAGAAAACTAGATAA
- a CDS encoding sugar ABC transporter permease, translating to MDKVMSNKWFIALYILPALILVSILIFIPLLLTGYYGLMKWDGIGAMQFIGLDNYVRVVQDAKFWQSAWHSSLLAVFSTLSLIIYLSVSMILASKIKGSDLLRKIYLIPMLLSSVAIAQLWIKIYNPSNGMLNTVLGWFGVTNPPLWLADPNIVLFSIFIPILWQYAGFYILIYYAALKGIPESIMEAARIDGASPVQIAYRIKLPLIMGVVKVTVVLAIVGSLKYFDLIYVMTGGGPNGASEVMASYMYKLAFGANNFGYGSAVGFMLLIITLVVTVVIRKVTAEKEEIQY from the coding sequence ATGGATAAGGTAATGTCGAATAAATGGTTTATCGCTTTATATATTCTTCCTGCATTAATATTAGTAAGTATCCTCATCTTCATCCCTTTACTATTAACAGGGTACTATGGCCTTATGAAATGGGATGGAATTGGAGCAATGCAGTTTATTGGATTAGATAATTATGTTCGAGTCGTACAAGACGCTAAATTTTGGCAAAGTGCATGGCACTCTTCTTTATTAGCAGTTTTTTCAACATTAAGTCTTATTATCTACTTATCTGTTTCGATGATTCTTGCTTCTAAAATTAAAGGGTCCGATCTTTTAAGGAAGATTTACTTAATTCCTATGCTTTTGTCTTCAGTGGCGATTGCACAGCTTTGGATTAAGATTTACAACCCTTCAAATGGGATGTTAAATACTGTTCTTGGTTGGTTTGGTGTAACGAATCCACCGTTATGGCTTGCTGACCCAAATATCGTTCTTTTCTCGATTTTTATTCCAATTTTATGGCAATATGCAGGATTTTACATTTTGATTTACTATGCTGCACTAAAAGGAATTCCGGAATCAATTATGGAAGCGGCTAGAATTGATGGAGCTTCGCCGGTTCAAATTGCTTACAGAATTAAATTGCCACTTATTATGGGTGTTGTAAAAGTAACCGTTGTTCTTGCTATTGTTGGTTCACTTAAATATTTTGATTTAATTTATGTTATGACTGGTGGGGGACCAAACGGAGCAAGTGAAGTTATGGCTTCATACATGTATAAGCTAGCATTTGGAGCAAATAACTTTGGATACGGAAGTGCTGTTGGTTTCATGTTACTTATTATTACATTAGTAGTAACAGTGGTAATTCGTAAAGTTACAGCAGAAAAAGAAGAGATTCAATATTAA
- a CDS encoding DUF1761 domain-containing protein, protein MILAIVSGVVLYMISGMIYYSVLGNRWVDLLNIKPEQPNYGLLTLVTILTSTLLYGVLKLSQAVTLLDGALIGGAVGVIVALAYAKDFIFGLGTNSKKPVTIYFIAIGYHVIALAIIGTVMIFFL, encoded by the coding sequence ATGATTTTAGCTATTGTAAGTGGAGTCGTGTTGTACATGATAAGTGGGATGATTTACTATTCTGTGTTAGGGAATCGTTGGGTAGATTTATTGAACATTAAACCGGAACAACCAAATTATGGGTTGCTTACGTTGGTTACAATCTTAACTTCAACGCTGTTGTATGGAGTACTTAAACTATCACAAGCAGTAACATTGCTAGATGGAGCATTAATCGGCGGTGCTGTTGGGGTAATTGTAGCTTTAGCATATGCAAAAGACTTTATATTTGGTTTAGGAACAAATAGTAAGAAACCTGTCACTATTTATTTCATCGCTATAGGATATCATGTAATCGCTTTAGCAATTATTGGAACAGTAATGATATTTTTTTTATAG